A stretch of Methanococcus voltae PS DNA encodes these proteins:
- a CDS encoding ribonuclease P protein component 4: MRKSKKANQNLRNIVNERIDILMNLAEKETKRGNTDRVKRYVTLSRKLAMKIRMSFPKRWKRHICKNCDSFLIYGLNATVRTNPKESCVTITCLECGNIVRIPYLKEKKLKRQLKYKERTENSNPNPNPIENSILNNN; encoded by the coding sequence ATGCGGAAAAGTAAAAAAGCGAATCAAAATTTAAGAAACATTGTAAATGAGAGAATTGACATTTTAATGAATCTTGCTGAAAAAGAAACCAAAAGGGGAAACACGGACAGGGTAAAAAGATATGTTACTTTAAGTCGAAAATTAGCAATGAAAATTAGAATGTCATTTCCTAAGCGATGGAAAAGACACATATGTAAAAATTGTGACTCTTTCTTAATTTATGGATTAAATGCTACCGTTCGTACAAATCCAAAAGAGTCTTGCGTAACTATAACTTGCTTAGAATGCGGTAATATTGTTAGAATTCCATATTTAAAAGAGAAAAAGCTCAAAAGACAATTAAAATATAAAGAAAGGACTGAAAATTCAAATCCAAATCCAAATCCAATTGAAAATTCTATATTGAATAATAATTAA
- the asnB gene encoding asparagine synthase (glutamine-hydrolyzing), which translates to MCSITGVISKDDDPSSSRNTERLLLTMTKILKHRGQDMSGMMLDDDVIYFKNFNELEDESIHNSKFSSSRVHLGHNRLAIVGEAVQPLPNCDESIWIVCNGEVYNYIELNDDLCEKHCFKTDTDTEVILHAYEDHTEDRLDGDFAYAIYDKEKNIVVLRRDLMGVKPLYYIDLENHFVFASEKKALYYALMKLENYTYEEAFNSELIKRLDPNSELIYHLDNNEIAIHVNLEEIVTEYYNYNYNTVNYDYNYCRNELNNVLNQAVSKRVRGLEKVGIIYSGGVDSTLVAKLASENCKEVILYTVGTEGSEDVYYAEKAAKDLNLKLRKKTLTEDDFEKYLLKVANAIDELNVMKLGVGIPIYAASEMANEDGIKVVLSGQGADELFAGYNRYKRTLAEKGKEGLEKELYHDSMNIYKVNLERDDHCTMANGVELRVPFLDKNVVNVALSMPVEYKITKDEDAENSKNEHWKRILRDVSRDYVPDYIADRPKKAAQYGSGSEKTIYHVARTHGYSKRNIENFLKEYVFGKMEENITQYLNSDNQDQEFESSEFLDSKNMDKINNLKKSNNSKVVKDGIKYA; encoded by the coding sequence ATGTGTTCAATAACTGGAGTAATCTCAAAAGATGATGACCCCTCGAGTAGTCGTAATACAGAGAGGCTGCTTTTAACAATGACAAAAATACTGAAGCATCGGGGTCAGGATATGTCAGGTATGATGCTTGATGACGATGTAATCTATTTTAAGAATTTTAATGAATTAGAAGACGAAAGTATACATAATTCAAAGTTTAGTTCAAGTAGAGTTCATTTAGGTCATAATAGGCTTGCAATAGTGGGAGAAGCTGTTCAACCATTACCTAATTGTGATGAATCCATATGGATTGTATGTAACGGTGAAGTTTACAATTATATAGAATTAAACGACGATTTGTGTGAAAAACACTGTTTTAAAACTGATACTGATACTGAAGTGATATTACACGCGTATGAAGACCATACCGAAGATAGACTCGACGGTGATTTCGCATATGCAATATATGATAAGGAAAAAAATATTGTAGTATTACGTAGGGATTTAATGGGTGTCAAACCACTTTATTATATAGATTTAGAAAATCATTTCGTATTTGCATCTGAAAAGAAGGCTTTATATTACGCATTAATGAAATTGGAAAATTATACGTATGAAGAAGCATTTAATTCAGAGTTAATAAAGCGTTTAGACCCAAATAGTGAATTAATTTATCATTTGGATAATAATGAAATTGCAATTCATGTAAATTTGGAAGAAATCGTTACAGAATATTATAATTACAATTATAATACAGTAAATTATGATTATAACTATTGTAGAAATGAATTAAACAACGTACTTAATCAAGCGGTAAGTAAACGTGTAAGGGGCTTGGAAAAAGTGGGTATTATCTATTCTGGTGGTGTAGATAGTACTCTCGTAGCAAAACTAGCCTCTGAAAACTGCAAAGAAGTTATACTTTATACCGTAGGTACCGAAGGTTCAGAAGACGTTTATTATGCAGAAAAAGCTGCAAAGGACTTAAATTTAAAGCTTAGGAAGAAAACATTAACTGAAGATGACTTTGAAAAGTACTTACTAAAAGTTGCTAACGCAATTGACGAATTAAACGTTATGAAACTTGGCGTAGGTATCCCAATATATGCAGCTTCAGAAATGGCAAATGAGGACGGAATAAAGGTTGTATTATCCGGACAAGGTGCGGATGAGCTTTTTGCAGGTTATAATCGTTATAAGAGAACATTAGCTGAAAAAGGAAAAGAAGGGCTGGAAAAAGAGCTTTATCACGATTCTATGAATATTTATAAAGTTAATTTGGAAAGAGACGACCACTGTACCATGGCAAATGGCGTAGAATTGAGAGTTCCATTTTTAGATAAAAACGTTGTAAATGTGGCTCTTTCAATGCCTGTAGAGTATAAAATTACAAAAGACGAAGATGCTGAAAATAGTAAAAACGAACACTGGAAAAGAATTCTTAGGGATGTTTCAAGGGATTATGTACCGGATTATATTGCAGACCGTCCAAAAAAAGCGGCACAGTACGGTAGCGGAAGTGAAAAAACCATTTACCACGTCGCAAGGACTCACGGTTATTCAAAAAGAAATATTGAAAATTTCTTAAAAGAGTACGTATTCGGTAAAATGGAAGAAAACATAACTCAATATTTAAATTCTGATAATCAAGACCAAGAATTTGAAAGTTCTGAATTTTTAGATTCAAAAAATATGGACAAAATAAATAATTTGAAAAAATCAAATAATTCAAAAGTAGTTAAAGATGGCATTAAGTATGCCTAA
- the dapF gene encoding diaminopimelate epimerase, which translates to MKSKKYINLEFTKMHALGNDYIVFNELDSLVVPEELKGEFSNKICKRGFSVGADGVIFVQKPSKIEIDYDADVRFRIFNSDGSEAEMCGNGIRCFSKYVHERTDFKNNPLRVQSEGGLRISEMEFDESNKDFVKNVRVYMGNPKYAMKDIPMAIENIAEDLEFMNLELPVNCECLKKIGKEALKLSVANVGNPHAVIILQENNLDVEFIRKNLNELGGYMECHPAFPEKINVHFINLINENEIQIITWERGAGYTTACGTGTTSSVAVCEKLSKTGCKVLAHLDGGDLEIEIVNNGNDVYMKGGAEISYDGILKNL; encoded by the coding sequence ATGAAATCAAAAAAATATATTAATTTAGAATTTACGAAAATGCACGCACTTGGAAATGACTACATTGTATTCAACGAATTAGATAGTTTGGTAGTTCCTGAAGAATTAAAAGGCGAATTCTCAAATAAAATATGTAAAAGAGGTTTTTCAGTTGGTGCCGATGGAGTAATATTTGTTCAAAAGCCTTCAAAAATCGAAATCGATTACGATGCAGACGTTAGATTTAGGATATTTAACAGTGATGGAAGCGAAGCGGAGATGTGTGGAAATGGTATAAGATGCTTTTCTAAATATGTGCACGAAAGAACCGACTTTAAAAATAATCCATTAAGAGTTCAGAGTGAAGGTGGTTTAAGGATTTCTGAAATGGAATTTGATGAATCAAACAAAGATTTCGTGAAAAATGTTAGAGTATATATGGGTAATCCAAAATATGCTATGAAAGATATTCCAATGGCTATTGAGAATATTGCAGAAGATTTGGAATTCATGAACTTAGAATTACCTGTAAATTGCGAATGTCTTAAAAAAATCGGTAAAGAAGCTTTAAAACTTAGTGTAGCAAATGTTGGGAACCCTCACGCAGTTATAATCCTTCAAGAAAACAACTTGGATGTAGAATTTATACGTAAAAATTTAAATGAATTAGGTGGTTACATGGAATGCCACCCTGCATTCCCTGAAAAGATAAACGTACACTTTATAAACCTAATTAATGAAAATGAAATACAGATAATCACATGGGAAAGAGGTGCTGGCTATACGACCGCTTGTGGTACTGGTACAACGTCATCTGTTGCAGTTTGTGAAAAATTAAGTAAAACTGGTTGCAAAGTACTTGCACATCTCGATGGTGGAGACTTAGAAATCGAAATCGTAAATAATGGTAACGACGTTTATATGAAAGGCGGTGCAGAAATCTCCTACGATGGAATACTTAAAAATTTATAA
- a CDS encoding DUF371 domain-containing protein produces MINKNLKLEFKAKGHKNVKSTHKSTLEITKEDYLTPTGDCIVAINSNIAINDLPEEFKEQLKQGKSLKITLECKDSKTNEIYKDTIISKGSKDLILNHNTDMVIRKSTHICPRTLSINADKSAKDLNRDLIDCLKQESELLIEFEII; encoded by the coding sequence ATGATTAATAAAAATTTAAAACTAGAATTTAAAGCAAAAGGTCATAAAAACGTTAAATCAACACATAAAAGTACTTTAGAGATAACAAAAGAAGATTATTTAACACCTACAGGGGATTGCATTGTGGCGATAAATTCAAATATTGCAATAAATGATTTGCCCGAGGAATTTAAAGAGCAATTAAAGCAAGGTAAATCTTTAAAAATTACGTTAGAATGCAAAGATAGCAAAACTAACGAAATTTACAAGGATACAATTATTTCAAAAGGTTCAAAGGATTTAATTCTTAATCACAACACAGACATGGTCATAAGAAAAAGTACGCACATATGCCCAAGGACTTTATCAATAAACGCGGATAAAAGTGCAAAAGACTTAAATAGGGATTTAATAGACTGTTTAAAACAAGAAAGTGAATTATTGATTGAATTTGAAATAATTTAG
- the aroD gene encoding type I 3-dehydroquinate dehydratase: MKIEVEKDIELYKICVPVMEETVEKSLKFVKDVHNKVYSKNVPHMYEFRLDCLHKSELSIENVEKIFKCDCEKIITVRWNWEGGTWNNEKESVLGCLDILKRAIDFNVNYIDIEHKNLKGVKQGLRDYRDNVHSNTKIIVSYHNFMKTDDYSILKNIIEEEFRYGDIAKIATSVCENMDNCNIFKACSEYKHNIIAIGMGKLGKITRVHGPQFGSILTFCTVSKEKASAPGQLHIDDLFEIWERYYR; encoded by the coding sequence ATGAAAATTGAAGTTGAAAAAGATATAGAACTTTATAAGATTTGCGTGCCAGTTATGGAAGAAACCGTTGAAAAATCTTTAAAATTTGTAAAAGATGTTCATAATAAGGTATATTCTAAAAATGTACCACATATGTACGAATTTAGATTAGATTGTTTACATAAAAGCGAATTATCCATTGAAAACGTTGAAAAAATTTTTAAATGTGATTGTGAGAAAATAATTACTGTTCGATGGAATTGGGAAGGGGGAACATGGAATAATGAAAAAGAAAGTGTATTGGGTTGTTTGGATATTTTAAAGCGTGCAATAGACTTTAATGTAAACTATATTGATATAGAGCATAAAAATTTGAAAGGGGTAAAGCAGGGGCTTAGAGATTATCGGGATAATGTGCACTCAAATACTAAAATCATAGTTTCATACCATAATTTTATGAAAACCGATGATTATTCAATTTTAAAAAATATTATTGAAGAAGAATTTAGATATGGAGATATTGCTAAAATAGCAACCTCAGTATGTGAAAATATGGATAATTGCAATATATTTAAAGCTTGTAGCGAGTATAAACATAATATAATTGCAATAGGGATGGGAAAGTTGGGGAAAATTACTCGAGTCCATGGACCTCAATTTGGTTCTATACTTACATTCTGCACAGTTTCTAAAGAAAAAGCCTCTGCACCTGGTCAATTACATATTGATGACTTATTTGAAATTTGGGAAAGATATTATCGTTAA
- a CDS encoding DEAD/DEAH box helicase, translating to MIVANALKTNTLCVLGTGLGKTAIATLTIAGILHKKGGKALIIAPSRPLVEQHFESLKKFLNVPEDEILILNGKVQPLKRQELWENGRIFISTPQVVENDIIATRLNPNDFSILVADEAHHTTGNHSYTFVGNVFREKTHILGLTASPGSNIERILEVCENLGIEHVEIRTEDDLDVKQYIAKAKLKPKRVELPEEYNEALKLLKKSLNQRLKVLKEHNAIYTINVNKTDLLVLNKKIMMMDDKNKFQLLKVNSEAIKIDYLIETLETQGKDAFLNYYDKLASQNTKSAKEIYHDRDIKKIVDMINETDIEHPKLESLLEVVSEAVAQKEKVIVFAQYRDTVSKIVDSLKERGIPALMFVGQSNKDGKGMSQKEQSKAIAKFKGEIDVLVSTSVSEEGMDISAVNYVVFYEPVPSEIRFIQRRGRVMRGEGGEVIILIAKGTRDEGYYRAAIAKEKSMKNILKDMQKTLNEKLCEIKKLKNNELDEIEQCKIDQIQDIKKYKENKEIEKTVIIDEKEESKPKYLDLMNVVKSENVKKDEKNKKEDLEKLEKLEKVENISNETLKAKNAKNAKIATIIVDTRERGVGRYFLDKANVEFKTLEIGDYILSDRVAIERKTAEDFEGSIIDKRLFKQLGDLKKYEKPLLIIEGDEFYRLNKNAITGMILSIMVDYGIPIIFTKNVQETVDTLVRIAEREQLKEKRPIAIRYGKRPMSTKERQKFLVEGLPDVGPIMAENLLTKFDTVEEVFTASERELMAVEGVGEITAKNIRKVVTNKFSKPEYSKNKDKDDE from the coding sequence ATGATTGTAGCAAATGCCTTGAAAACCAATACGTTATGTGTTTTAGGTACTGGCTTAGGGAAAACTGCGATTGCGACATTAACAATTGCAGGTATTTTGCATAAAAAAGGCGGTAAAGCTCTTATTATTGCACCATCTCGTCCACTTGTAGAACAACACTTTGAAAGTCTTAAAAAATTCTTAAACGTACCTGAAGATGAGATATTAATCTTAAACGGGAAAGTTCAACCATTAAAACGTCAGGAATTATGGGAAAACGGGCGTATATTTATTTCTACACCTCAAGTCGTGGAAAATGACATTATCGCTACACGATTAAACCCAAATGATTTTTCAATACTCGTGGCAGATGAAGCACACCACACTACAGGTAATCACTCATACACGTTTGTAGGTAACGTATTTAGGGAAAAAACCCATATATTAGGATTAACCGCGTCTCCAGGCTCCAATATTGAAAGAATTCTTGAAGTATGCGAGAATTTAGGTATTGAACATGTTGAAATACGTACTGAAGATGATTTAGACGTTAAGCAATACATTGCTAAAGCCAAATTAAAACCTAAACGTGTAGAACTTCCTGAAGAATATAACGAAGCTTTAAAACTACTAAAAAAATCATTGAATCAACGATTAAAAGTACTCAAAGAGCATAACGCCATATATACCATTAATGTAAATAAAACGGATTTATTAGTATTGAATAAAAAAATAATGATGATGGATGATAAAAATAAGTTTCAATTATTGAAAGTAAATTCTGAAGCCATAAAAATAGATTATCTCATTGAAACACTTGAAACGCAGGGAAAAGATGCTTTTTTGAACTACTATGATAAATTAGCATCTCAAAACACGAAATCTGCAAAAGAAATATATCACGACCGCGATATTAAAAAAATAGTGGATATGATAAATGAAACAGATATCGAACACCCAAAATTAGAATCGCTCTTAGAAGTTGTTTCAGAAGCTGTTGCACAGAAAGAAAAAGTTATTGTCTTTGCACAATATAGAGATACGGTTTCAAAGATTGTTGATAGTTTAAAAGAACGTGGTATTCCTGCATTAATGTTTGTAGGTCAAAGTAACAAAGATGGTAAGGGAATGTCTCAAAAAGAGCAATCAAAAGCGATTGCTAAATTTAAAGGAGAAATAGACGTTTTAGTATCTACTAGCGTATCCGAGGAAGGTATGGACATTTCTGCGGTTAACTACGTGGTATTTTATGAGCCGGTGCCTTCAGAAATTAGATTTATTCAACGTCGTGGACGTGTTATGAGAGGAGAAGGGGGAGAAGTAATAATCCTTATTGCAAAAGGAACGCGTGACGAAGGTTATTACAGGGCTGCAATTGCTAAAGAGAAGAGTATGAAGAACATACTTAAAGATATGCAAAAAACACTTAATGAGAAGCTATGTGAGATTAAAAAGCTTAAAAATAATGAATTAGACGAAATTGAACAATGTAAAATTGACCAGATTCAAGATATTAAAAAATATAAAGAAAATAAAGAAATTGAAAAAACAGTTATTATTGATGAAAAAGAGGAATCTAAACCCAAATATCTTGATTTAATGAACGTTGTAAAATCTGAAAATGTCAAAAAAGATGAAAAAAATAAAAAAGAAGATTTGGAAAAATTAGAAAAATTAGAAAAAGTGGAAAATATATCCAATGAAACTTTAAAAGCTAAAAACGCTAAAAATGCCAAAATAGCCACAATTATTGTAGATACTAGGGAAAGAGGCGTAGGTAGGTACTTTTTAGATAAAGCAAACGTAGAATTTAAAACTCTTGAAATAGGGGACTATATATTAAGTGACAGAGTTGCGATTGAAAGAAAAACTGCAGAAGACTTTGAAGGCTCCATTATTGATAAAAGGTTATTTAAACAGCTTGGAGATTTAAAAAAATATGAAAAGCCATTGCTAATCATAGAAGGGGACGAATTTTACAGATTAAACAAAAATGCGATTACTGGTATGATACTTTCAATCATGGTAGATTATGGAATACCAATAATATTTACCAAAAATGTTCAAGAAACGGTTGATACACTTGTCAGGATAGCAGAAAGAGAGCAACTTAAAGAAAAAAGACCAATTGCCATTAGATATGGTAAAAGACCTATGTCAACAAAAGAACGTCAAAAATTCCTCGTTGAAGGGCTTCCCGATGTTGGTCCGATAATGGCTGAAAATCTATTGACGAAATTTGATACTGTAGAAGAAGTATTTACGGCTTCAGAACGTGAATTAATGGCTGTTGAAGGAGTTGGGGAGATTACTGCCAAAAATATTAGAAAAGTGGTCACAAATAAATTTAGTAAACCAGAATACTCGAAAAATAAAGATAAAGACGATGAATAA
- the aroC gene encoding chorismate synthase, with amino-acid sequence MNTYGNLFRVTVWGESHGKALGAVIDGCPSNLELSEYDIQKELNRRRPGYSIFSTPRKEEDKIELLSGIFEGKTTGTPISAVVYNTNQKSKDYSALKDTPRPGHADLNYILKYGNYDYRGGGRTSGRTTIGHVIGGAIAKKLLTREKIIVFGHSVKIGKIKGDITYYDNLYKNLNNNNDNTKDTDSNNINNNNYIDKIINDLDNNPLRTLSNNYKDMEKYVLNAMDNNDSVGGVVELIVLNLPQGIGEPLFNKLNARISEALMSINAVKGVEIGRGFEVSELYGSENNDEYYYKSTENNENDNQINYKSNNCGGVIAGISTGTPIVVRVAIKPTPSIFKVQDTINLKTKTNAKLKIEGRHDPIIVPRVIPVLESMISIVLVDLLKEANKI; translated from the coding sequence ATGAATACATATGGAAATTTATTTAGGGTTACGGTATGGGGAGAAAGCCACGGAAAAGCGCTGGGTGCAGTAATAGACGGATGCCCCTCGAATTTAGAGCTTTCTGAATATGATATTCAAAAAGAATTAAATAGGCGTAGGCCTGGCTATAGTATTTTTTCAACGCCCCGTAAGGAAGAAGATAAGATAGAACTTCTTTCTGGAATTTTTGAGGGCAAAACTACGGGAACGCCAATATCTGCAGTGGTATATAATACCAATCAAAAATCGAAGGATTATTCGGCTTTAAAAGATACTCCAAGACCTGGACATGCCGATTTAAATTACATACTTAAGTATGGAAACTACGATTACAGGGGTGGTGGTCGTACAAGTGGTAGGACTACAATCGGGCACGTTATTGGTGGAGCAATAGCAAAAAAATTATTAACTAGAGAAAAAATAATAGTATTCGGGCATTCTGTCAAAATTGGAAAAATTAAAGGAGATATAACTTACTACGATAATTTATATAAAAATTTGAATAATAATAATGATAATACTAAAGATACCGATAGTAATAATATTAATAACAACAATTACATTGACAAAATTATAAATGATTTAGACAATAACCCACTTAGAACTTTATCAAATAATTATAAAGACATGGAGAAATACGTTTTAAACGCAATGGATAATAATGATAGCGTAGGTGGGGTAGTAGAGTTAATAGTTTTAAATTTACCACAAGGAATCGGCGAACCATTATTTAATAAGCTAAATGCTAGAATTTCAGAAGCTTTAATGTCTATAAATGCCGTTAAAGGTGTTGAAATTGGACGAGGTTTTGAAGTATCTGAGCTTTATGGTAGCGAAAATAACGACGAATATTATTACAAATCTACTGAAAATAACGAAAACGATAATCAAATAAATTATAAGTCCAACAACTGTGGTGGCGTAATTGCAGGAATAAGCACAGGTACGCCCATTGTAGTTAGGGTGGCAATAAAACCAACTCCGTCCATATTCAAAGTACAGGATACTATAAATTTAAAGACTAAAACAAACGCAAAACTTAAAATAGAAGGTAGGCACGACCCTATTATAGTTCCTAGAGTCATACCTGTTTTAGAAAGTATGATTTCCATAGTACTCGTAGATTTGTTAAAAGAAGCTAACAAAATTTAA
- a CDS encoding DUF126 domain-containing protein — protein MEELKGRIISKGYVEGEIIISNSPISFLGGVSEEGIVTDKENELYGKSIANKIFVFPTGKGSTVGSYVIYGLAKKGLLKGIVNQDCEPIVATGAILGKIPLVDHVDISKLKNGDKIIVDGNNGIIKVEN, from the coding sequence TTGGAAGAATTAAAAGGTAGAATTATTTCAAAAGGCTATGTGGAGGGAGAAATTATTATATCCAATAGTCCTATTTCCTTTTTAGGAGGGGTTAGTGAAGAAGGTATTGTAACCGATAAAGAGAACGAATTATACGGAAAAAGCATAGCAAACAAAATATTTGTATTCCCTACTGGAAAAGGTAGCACTGTGGGCTCATATGTTATATACGGACTTGCAAAAAAAGGATTGCTTAAAGGTATTGTTAACCAAGATTGTGAGCCTATTGTGGCTACAGGCGCTATTTTAGGTAAAATACCGCTTGTAGACCATGTTGATATATCCAAATTGAAAAATGGCGATAAAATTATCGTTGATGGAAATAATGGAATTATTAAAGTCGAAAACTAA
- the frhD gene encoding coenzyme F420-reducing hydrogenase, FrhD protein gives MIPDSLKFKKLVMGCGNMLFADDGFGYEVISLLENMELPEDVGVIDAGTGAPYYLMSIMDKDCPVEKIIVVDIIDFKLEPGTLKKLGIKNLTKIDKYNFDAHDMPLSDYLLKAKEAGIEVVIIGCQAKRVTMPDIEVGLTDEVKNSLENAVEMVLEELKE, from the coding sequence ATGATACCAGACTCTTTAAAATTTAAAAAACTCGTTATGGGCTGTGGTAATATGCTATTTGCCGATGATGGATTTGGTTACGAAGTTATAAGTTTACTCGAAAATATGGAATTACCCGAAGATGTAGGGGTAATTGATGCAGGTACGGGGGCACCTTACTATCTTATGTCTATTATGGATAAAGACTGCCCTGTTGAAAAAATAATCGTCGTGGATATTATTGATTTTAAATTAGAACCTGGAACATTGAAAAAATTAGGTATCAAAAACTTGACTAAAATCGATAAATATAATTTTGATGCTCACGACATGCCATTGTCTGATTATTTATTAAAAGCTAAAGAAGCAGGTATTGAAGTCGTAATCATTGGTTGTCAGGCTAAAAGAGTTACCATGCCCGATATAGAAGTTGGATTAACTGATGAAGTTAAAAATTCGCTTGAAAATGCTGTTGAAATGGTGTTAGAAGAGTTAAAGGAGTAA
- a CDS encoding single-stranded-DNA-specific exonuclease RecJ codes for MEIIPIKDIESFNNVINLIKLKIDNYNGTIRLITHHDPDGLTSGAILINMLMRINKQFHITVIENLNDEKIEEFKKEATCKNDQLFIFSDMGSGQIDKILDAKLNAIILDHHPVKIKKYIIDRENSQNSQNSQNSQILQLNPILMGVDGSRELSGSGTCYLVARAYGFCDLAPIALIGAIGDMQHKPFLGLNKFILNEARQNRHIKIMRDLIFNCFNIEISKTIYYSTQPYLNLSNGEIVEILNNAEINPNCKALTINEKENLINELNRHFLNRLPIECKNSDIIQKINENKLKDLIIERILINTESKELGAFKNIGINDAYYLSEILNACGRKEETALGLSILLGDKKAVEKGKELFREYKIEVINDLKTTELKEMENLRYFIGNKGKTGIIASLMVTDKPVLGFNEENDIYKVSSRGNRELVENGLNLSEAMGLAKKYGGDGGGHNVASGAAIKKTEMENFLNEVNVLIGKQVKKQTEKN; via the coding sequence ATGGAAATAATACCAATTAAGGATATAGAAAGTTTCAACAACGTTATAAATTTGATAAAATTAAAAATAGACAATTATAATGGCACTATACGGCTAATTACGCATCACGACCCCGATGGACTTACATCAGGGGCAATATTAATCAACATGTTAATGAGAATTAACAAACAATTTCATATAACCGTGATAGAAAATTTAAACGATGAAAAAATCGAAGAATTTAAAAAGGAAGCAACCTGTAAAAATGACCAACTGTTTATATTTTCCGATATGGGAAGCGGACAGATTGATAAAATCTTAGATGCTAAGTTAAACGCTATTATTTTAGACCACCATCCCGTTAAAATAAAAAAATATATAATTGACCGGGAAAATAGCCAAAATAGCCAAAATAGCCAAAATAGCCAAATTTTACAGTTAAACCCCATACTAATGGGAGTAGATGGCTCAAGAGAGCTTTCAGGTAGCGGAACTTGTTATTTAGTAGCAAGAGCTTATGGTTTTTGTGATTTAGCACCTATTGCATTAATTGGAGCTATTGGAGATATGCAACACAAACCATTTTTGGGTTTAAATAAGTTCATACTAAATGAAGCAAGGCAAAATAGACATATAAAGATAATGAGGGATTTAATATTTAATTGCTTTAACATAGAAATCAGTAAAACAATTTATTACTCTACACAGCCTTATTTAAATTTAAGCAATGGGGAAATTGTCGAAATATTGAATAACGCTGAAATTAACCCAAATTGTAAAGCACTTACAATAAACGAAAAAGAGAATTTAATAAATGAATTAAATAGACATTTCCTGAATAGATTACCTATAGAATGTAAAAATTCAGATATAATTCAAAAGATAAATGAAAATAAGTTGAAAGACTTAATTATAGAGCGAATTTTGATAAACACAGAAAGTAAAGAATTAGGGGCTTTTAAAAATATAGGAATAAATGATGCTTACTATTTATCTGAGATTTTAAATGCTTGCGGTAGAAAAGAAGAAACAGCATTGGGCTTAAGCATATTACTTGGAGATAAAAAAGCAGTCGAAAAAGGAAAAGAATTGTTCAGGGAATATAAAATTGAAGTTATAAATGATTTAAAAACTACTGAACTCAAAGAAATGGAAAATTTAAGATATTTCATAGGTAATAAAGGAAAAACTGGTATAATTGCGTCATTAATGGTTACCGATAAACCAGTTTTAGGTTTTAATGAAGAAAACGATATTTACAAGGTATCTTCTAGGGGAAACCGAGAATTAGTTGAAAATGGATTGAATTTATCTGAAGCTATGGGTTTAGCTAAAAAATACGGTGGAGACGGTGGAGGGCATAACGTAGCCTCAGGGGCAGCCATTAAAAAGACAGAGATGGAAAATTTTTTAAATGAAGTCAATGTTTTAATTGGAAAACAGGTGAAAAAGCAAACTGAAAAAAATTAA